In Triticum aestivum cultivar Chinese Spring chromosome 5B, IWGSC CS RefSeq v2.1, whole genome shotgun sequence, the following proteins share a genomic window:
- the LOC123116128 gene encoding U-box domain-containing protein 19-like, with protein MPAPTPPRNQPKRRRPLALPAVCPCEGIAPEPLLASVVSLTADVASRRAGDASAFPVLRRGTRQAVRLAGLLLAFLEEIQDATATLSYSAVVGLTELHVAMQKMRFLLTDCARRGGRLWVLVNAELIASELRLCLGSVAAAMDVLPRCIVDASVESGELGRLVSDQAWSVVVRPDAGDKLAVRSIRSIMDTFKRGVAPEADDVMRVLRRIRVESWFQCSEEIAYLDGELSARFDAGDENSSEVVLLNNLMAFLVYCRVVLFDHIDSKQSDATAVRPATCPEWIRPEALQCPITLELMTDPVTVSTGQTYDRASITRWMKAGCRTCPVTGEKLRTADLVPNAALCGIIERMLLSNGVSLPETSSRHHHGDADSSAATFSPSATGAARLAVSYIVGQFSTGSTEERRKATSEARKLSKHSVFYRALFVEANAVPWLLCLLSCMDVSVQDNAVASLLNLSKHPGGRTALVEAGGIGLVVDIVNVGAKAETQQNAVAILFYLSSNAEYAEEIGRFPEAIPTLVRLIKEGAHRGRKNAMVSLYGLLQSPSNHAKAVAAGAVVVLAGLLSSDRDGDLACDTVSLLARIAEQPAGAQAVLARAGLVAHLVEFLAASSSRSGKDHCVGLLVLLCRHGGEKVVTLLGRMPGLMGSLHSLVADGSPATCKKARSLISMIHRHYELTRPSSSPVPLPVPTPDAGDRFVRLVL; from the coding sequence ATGCCGGCGCCGACGCCACCACGGAACcagcccaagcgccggcggccGCTTGCTCTCCCCGCGGTCTGCCCGTGCGAGGGCATCGCGCCGGAGCCACTCCTCGCCTCCGTCGTCTCGCTCACGGCCGATGTGGCGAGCCGCAGGGCCGGCGACGCCAGCGCCTTCCCCGTGCTCCGCCGCGGCACGCGCCAAGCAGTACGCCTCGCGGGCCTCCTGCTCGCGTTCCTCGAGGAGATCCAGGACGCGACGGCGACGCTGTCGTACTCCGCCGTGGTCGGTCTCACGGAGCTGCACGTCGCCATGCAGAAGATGAGGTTCCTGCTCACGGATTGCGCGCGTCGAGGGGGCCGCCTGTGGGTGCTCGTCAACGCTGAACTCATAGCGTCTGAGCTCAGGCTGTGTCTTGGATCCGTCGCGGCGGCCATGGACGTGCTGCCGAGGTGCATCGTGGATGCATCTGTGGAGTCGGGGGAGCTCGGCCGGCTGGTATCGGATCAGGCGTGGAGCGTGGTGGTGCGGCCTGACGCCGGCGACAAACTAGCAGTGCGGAGCATACGGTCTATCATGGATACCTTTAAGAGGGGCGTCGCGCCGGAGGCAGATGATGTGATGCGGGTGCTCCGCCGGATCAGGGTCGAAAGCTGGTTCCAGTGCTCCGAGGAGATCGCTTATCTAGATGGCGAGCTCTCCGcgcggttcgacgccggcgacgagaACAGCAGCGAGGTGGTCCTCCTCAACAATTTGATGGCGTTCCTCGTGTACTGCCGCGTGGTGCTGTTCGATCACATTGACTCGAAGCAGTCGGATGCGACGGCGGTGCGACCGGCGACGTGCCCGGAGTGGATCAGACCGGAGGCGCTGCAGTGCCCGATCACACTGGAACTCATGACGGACCCAGTGACCGTGTCCACCGGCCAGACATACGACCGCGCGTCCATCACACGGTGGATGAAGGCCGGGTGCCGCACGTGCCCAGTCACCGGCGAGAAGCTCCGCACCGCCGACCTCGTGCCCAACGCCGCGCTGTGCGGGATCATCGAGCGGATGCTGCTCAGCAACGGCGTCTCGCTTCCCGAGACGAGTTCCAGGCACCACCACGGCGACGCTGACAGCTCAGCCGCTACATTCAGTCCGTCAGCCACCGGCGCCGCACGGCTCGCCGTTAGCTACATCGTGGGCCAGTTCTCGACGGGGTCGACGGAGGAGCGTAGGAAGGCGACATCCGAGGCCCGCAAGCTCTCCAAGCACAGCGTGTTCTACCGAGCGCTCTTCGTGGAGGCCAATGCCGTACCGTGGTTGCTGTGCCTCCTCTCCTGTATGGACGTGTCCGTGCAGGACAATGCCGTGGCGTCCCTACTCAACCTCTCCAAGCACCCCGGTGGCCGGACAGCGCTCGTCGAGGCCGGAGGCATCGGCCTCGTGGTCGACATCGTCAACGTCGGCGCCAAGGCCGAGACGCAGCAGAACGCCGTGGCCATTCTGTTCTACCTCTCGTCGAACGCCGAGTACGCCGAGGAGATTGGCCGGTTCCCGGAGGCCATACCGACGCTAGTGCGGCTCATCAAGGAGGGCGCGCACCGAGGCCGGAAGAACGCCATGGTCAGCCTCTACGGTTTGCTCCAGTCCCCAAGCAACCACGCCAAAGCCGTTGCCGCCGGCGCCGTGGTGGTGCTTGCTGGGCTCCTTTCCAGCGACCGCGACGGCGACCTTGCCTGCGACACCGTCTCGCTGCTGGCGAGGATCGCCGAgcagccggcgggcgcacaggccGTGCTCGCGCGGGCGGGCCTAGTCGCTCACCTCGTTGAGTTCCTCGCCGCGTCTTCCTCTCGCTCCGGGAAGGACCACTGCGTGGGGCTGCTTGTCTTGCTGTGTCGTCACGGCGGCGAGAAGGTAGTCACCCTGCTGGGCCGGATGCCGGGGCTGATGGGGTCACTGCACTCGCTCGTTGCCGACGGCAGCCCGGCGACTTGCAAGAAGGCGCGGTCGCTGATCAGCATGATCCACCGGCATTACGAACTGACCAGGCCGTCATCATCGCCGGTGCCGCTGCCGGTGCCTACACCGGACGCCGGTGACCGTTTCGTTCGCCTCGTGCTATAG